One Gemmatimonadota bacterium DNA window includes the following coding sequences:
- a CDS encoding helix-turn-helix domain-containing protein, giving the protein MNLTLSVRRKEAGLTQSDLARILGITQGQVSNYETGGEIPSRLLIRWSRAIGCTVEDLLTDYQPVDEKQIFDFDSRLYGSLIEDLNLLLRYIELSPYREVPYVKQFQDCVISLKEKPWVVIMGHFDVGKSHLCNFYLGGNMLPTGYQPVTKFPTFIRHISDRPDDWFQEDLWLMGSQFEPERWRDQQHCEQHRILAGSWDTLERHATLKGNKENSEEGYVLVFGDAPLLHSCVLVDMPGYADNMTNASIIDRLGRRADILLYLCRAQGFLDSGDFVRLGHFLSKLPRYKDIDNNFPILGNLFIIATHAHPGISSEQLEKQILEGGSEAFYELFLAMLRSREQLIKSMDIRKRFFSFYQEIPGRREDLEENLKLLLGEHMLSVWRKRASRKILDFKEKGIKIYKKKKEKYEENLKIIETVRNAIPDEEKEHIQVVRTPEIQDKDIESIEVVLTPEIKEEILKKIEETKTIPGEEKKLIEVELTSVKEKEILREKTLRLGEIERVEVKSISANQAEPLGYKILKKEVDKRKPITNAEVELIEREILTLLNEDIRNLRHIFQKKLQVKNLIKMINGLYKSTEKKKAQQQATTHVLQEILAETEEFRTAALFQRVRPLIEEYDIKIGNLDNVGIVESSLPFEDEELLVGIGTFTALNAAFILLGGPILLVVGTSAALAVSTAWIFGDLWPRRLARKISHVFRKEVLVKIEQDIIKPFWDNILKDIKKSIDELNKEREQYIEELNNIIKNSQEVCQDSEEKLQHYEHIRTFFAGIPWQQEEERKKKVKEQTDELRKVISSSEFREFISSRQK; this is encoded by the coding sequence ATGAATTTAACACTATCAGTACGTCGTAAAGAAGCGGGATTAACACAATCTGATCTTGCTCGAATACTTGGTATTACTCAGGGTCAGGTATCCAACTATGAGACCGGTGGAGAAATTCCGTCTCGTCTGTTGATACGGTGGTCTCGCGCCATAGGATGCACAGTTGAAGATCTTCTAACAGACTACCAGCCAGTTGATGAAAAACAAATCTTTGACTTCGATAGCAGGCTATATGGGTCTCTCATAGAAGACTTGAATCTGCTTCTGCGTTACATTGAACTATCTCCATATCGCGAAGTACCATATGTTAAACAGTTTCAGGACTGTGTTATCTCCCTTAAGGAGAAACCCTGGGTCGTAATTATGGGGCATTTTGATGTGGGTAAATCTCATCTGTGTAATTTTTATTTAGGAGGCAATATGCTTCCGACTGGCTACCAGCCAGTCACAAAGTTCCCCACCTTTATTCGTCATATCTCAGATCGTCCTGATGATTGGTTCCAAGAAGATCTATGGCTTATGGGATCCCAGTTTGAGCCGGAAAGATGGCGCGACCAACAGCATTGTGAGCAACACCGAATCCTCGCCGGCAGTTGGGATACGCTCGAACGACATGCTACGCTAAAAGGAAATAAAGAGAACAGTGAAGAAGGATATGTTCTGGTTTTTGGCGATGCTCCGTTACTCCACTCGTGCGTCCTGGTGGATATGCCCGGATACGCTGACAATATGACAAATGCCTCTATCATTGACCGACTGGGCCGCCGTGCAGATATTTTATTGTATCTTTGTCGCGCCCAAGGATTTCTCGATAGTGGAGATTTTGTACGCCTCGGTCATTTTTTATCTAAACTCCCACGGTATAAAGATATTGATAATAATTTTCCCATACTCGGTAACCTCTTTATCATTGCGACGCATGCCCATCCAGGGATCTCATCAGAACAACTTGAGAAGCAGATATTGGAGGGTGGTAGTGAGGCTTTCTATGAGCTCTTTCTTGCTATGTTACGCAGTCGGGAACAGCTAATTAAGAGTATGGATATCCGCAAACGTTTTTTTAGTTTTTATCAGGAAATACCCGGAAGACGAGAAGATCTGGAAGAAAATTTAAAGCTCTTATTAGGAGAGCACATGCTGTCTGTTTGGAGGAAACGCGCATCAAGAAAAATTCTCGACTTTAAAGAAAAAGGAATAAAAATTTATAAAAAGAAAAAAGAAAAATATGAAGAAAATTTAAAAATAATAGAAACAGTAAGAAACGCAATACCCGATGAAGAAAAAGAGCATATACAAGTGGTACGCACTCCCGAAATTCAAGATAAAGATATAGAGTCTATAGAAGTGGTACTCACTCCCGAAATAAAAGAAGAAATTTTAAAAAAAATAGAAGAGACAAAGACAATACCCGGTGAAGAGAAAAAGCTTATAGAGGTGGAACTCACTTCCGTAAAAGAAAAAGAAATTTTAAGAGAAAAGACACTGCGCCTTGGAGAGATAGAGCGTGTAGAAGTGAAATCCATTTCCGCAAATCAAGCGGAACCTCTCGGCTATAAAATTCTAAAAAAGGAAGTAGATAAAAGAAAGCCAATAACTAATGCAGAGGTAGAACTTATAGAACGGGAGATATTAACTTTATTAAATGAAGATATTAGAAATTTACGACATATTTTTCAGAAGAAATTGCAAGTCAAGAACCTGATCAAGATGATCAATGGCCTCTATAAATCTACGGAAAAAAAGAAAGCGCAACAGCAAGCTACTACTCATGTCCTTCAGGAAATTTTGGCTGAGACAGAGGAGTTTCGGACTGCTGCTTTATTTCAACGTGTTAGACCACTCATTGAAGAATACGATATAAAAATAGGGAATTTAGATAATGTGGGGATAGTAGAATCTTCCTTACCATTTGAGGACGAAGAACTCTTAGTGGGGATTGGTACTTTTACTGCTCTTAATGCGGCATTTATATTGCTGGGAGGCCCCATTCTCTTGGTAGTAGGGACATCCGCTGCACTGGCAGTCTCTACTGCATGGATTTTCGGGGATCTTTGGCCACGGCGTTTAGCCAGGAAAATCAGTCATGTATTTAGAAAGGAAGTCCTTGTAAAGATTGAGCAAGATATTATTAAACCTTTCTGGGACAATATATTGAAGGACATTAAGAAAAGTATAGATGAACTTAATAAGGAGCGCGAGCAGTATATTGAGGAGCTTAATAATATTATTAAAAACAGCCAAGAAGTCTGCCAGGACTCTGAAGAGAAATTGCAACATTACGAACATATTAGAACTTTTTTCGCCGGTATTCCCTGGCAGCAGGAAGAGGAACGTAAGAAAAAAGTTAAGGAACAAACGGATGAATTGAGGAAAGTTATATCTAGCAGTGAATTTCGAGAATTTATATCTAGCCGTCAAAAATGA
- a CDS encoding metal-dependent hydrolase — protein MTAPTHIAFGLLTVAGSFSFFSLPLHRNLPAIACAIIGSVLPDIDSPRSYIGRVLPFASIPIERQWGHRTITHSLLCLLALSVMIWPLLIFQTPCYAAVILGYMSHIIVDCATKSGVPLFYPHSAACVFPGSAKYRIKTGSMGESYLLIGIVFMLLVFIPILHMGGIWQSFRYLMATPSAAYADYRQADAETILTFEGRWRHTREHIRGEGVILDARPTMFWIIYNGQVQTCGEHGTILPDKVRVHETDRPVQIQTLQLQDKTWEELVNQIPENSFVSGQLKATETFSPGRETPNAIIITSRSLKFQFARKRDITRLQPVSQNLSERVKNLSEEILRIREKLEIAKMAYPPIHYLERSRMEQELTEKRKKIETLKRAHVRFSGTLFIRIPRDMS, from the coding sequence ATGACCGCACCTACACACATCGCATTTGGACTACTCACCGTAGCGGGATCCTTTTCCTTCTTCTCCCTGCCCCTACACCGCAACCTCCCCGCCATCGCATGCGCTATCATAGGAAGCGTGCTCCCGGATATAGATTCCCCGCGCAGTTATATCGGTCGCGTGCTCCCATTTGCCTCCATTCCCATCGAACGGCAATGGGGACACCGCACAATCACACACTCGCTGCTCTGCCTCCTCGCCCTATCGGTTATGATCTGGCCCCTGCTCATCTTTCAAACCCCGTGTTACGCAGCCGTAATCCTGGGCTATATGAGCCATATAATCGTCGATTGCGCCACCAAAAGCGGCGTACCCCTGTTTTATCCCCATTCAGCGGCCTGTGTCTTCCCCGGCAGTGCAAAATACAGAATCAAAACCGGATCTATGGGAGAAAGCTATCTGTTAATCGGAATCGTATTCATGCTCCTGGTGTTCATACCCATATTGCACATGGGAGGCATCTGGCAATCATTCAGATACCTCATGGCCACACCCTCTGCTGCATACGCAGATTATCGACAAGCCGACGCAGAAACCATCTTAACCTTTGAAGGACGCTGGCGACACACGCGGGAGCACATACGCGGAGAAGGCGTGATCCTCGATGCCAGACCCACCATGTTCTGGATCATATACAACGGACAGGTTCAAACGTGCGGAGAACACGGCACCATCTTACCGGACAAAGTGCGTGTGCACGAAACAGATCGCCCCGTACAAATACAGACGCTCCAGTTGCAAGACAAAACCTGGGAAGAACTGGTAAATCAGATCCCCGAAAATAGTTTTGTATCTGGACAACTCAAAGCAACTGAAACATTCTCCCCCGGGCGTGAAACCCCCAATGCCATCATCATTACCTCCCGGTCATTGAAATTTCAATTTGCACGAAAAAGAGACATCACGCGGCTTCAGCCCGTCTCTCAAAATTTATCAGAACGCGTAAAAAATCTATCAGAGGAAATATTGAGAATTCGTGAAAAACTGGAAATCGCGAAAATGGCTTATCCGCCAATTCACTACCTCGAACGGAGTCGAATGGAACAAGAACTTACAGAAAAAAGAAAAAAAATCGAAACACTGAAACGCGCACACGTGCGATTCAGCGGCACATTATTCATTCGCATACCGAGAGACATGTCATAA
- a CDS encoding dihydroorotate dehydrogenase electron transfer subunit: MPEIPNFISETAIVEKNDPIAQGVYLMRLHAPRLATASRPAQFLQILTDSGSSPYLRRPFSVLRADRNAGWLDLIYDVIGPGTERLSAAQCGDQFDVSGPLGNPFAAPKTKRILLVAGGVGLVPLAFLAWEHPDRRPDMIYLMGAANAARLPDLSALLPADLPLHIATDDGSIGHRGFVTELIAEHTLLNHTTILTCGPHPMMARVAHIAAESNTPCFASLENHMACGFGACVGCVVEYKTYPTEDRRYRCVCLEGPVVNAHEIVW, encoded by the coding sequence ATGCCCGAAATCCCGAACTTCATCTCCGAAACTGCCATCGTCGAAAAAAATGACCCCATCGCACAGGGCGTATATCTCATGCGCCTGCACGCGCCCCGGCTCGCAACCGCCTCTCGTCCGGCGCAATTCCTGCAAATCCTGACCGACTCTGGCTCCTCCCCCTATCTTCGCCGACCCTTCAGCGTATTGCGCGCAGACCGCAACGCTGGCTGGCTCGACCTCATCTACGACGTCATCGGACCCGGCACCGAACGCTTATCCGCTGCCCAATGCGGCGACCAATTCGACGTCAGCGGACCGTTGGGCAACCCTTTTGCCGCCCCAAAAACCAAACGCATCCTCCTCGTCGCAGGCGGCGTCGGCCTCGTCCCCCTCGCATTTTTGGCGTGGGAACACCCCGACCGCCGTCCCGATATGATCTACCTCATGGGCGCTGCAAATGCCGCCCGCCTGCCCGACCTGTCCGCACTTTTACCCGCAGATCTACCCCTCCACATCGCCACCGATGACGGCAGCATAGGACACCGCGGATTTGTCACCGAACTCATCGCAGAACACACCCTCCTGAACCACACCACCATCCTCACCTGTGGTCCCCATCCCATGATGGCGCGCGTCGCCCACATCGCCGCCGAATCAAACACCCCCTGCTTTGCCTCCCTCGAAAACCACATGGCCTGCGGTTTTGGCGCCTGCGTCGGCTGCGTGGTCGAATACAAAACCTACCCCACCGAAGACCGCCGCTATCGCTGCGTCTGCCTCGAAGGACCCGTCGTCAACGCCCACGAAATTGTCTGGTAA
- a CDS encoding TonB family protein, whose translation MSRLIYITSLCILCLACKSVYYNTFYNAKQQYNIAEQKRVESQTPGSRITPATYNALYQRAILKASIVLKYFPDSKWFDDSLLLIGKASYWREDYTEALTKFQELQKLFPESELIPETRYWQGLALWAMDRTNEARTTFSLFDKKTDPELYGLSNLALAEMEAAQGNREDAIISYKALLETLDKKHKLRARAWQGVGNNLLELNRYDEALEAYENVLKSKPDTRTNFETRVKIGETLERQQKYDGALDTYQKILKIKRLRIYEAEIRLKQALIYQLKDQIETAEEIYSDIGKKYPRSEYSAAAFYRLGLIEQKSRRNLEKSKELFEKAVREDRSSDEGKLALQRQKDLVALERYTKQAEKVEDPQKALGPLFDLAELYLFNLGEPDSALSIYQRVLSLTDTTDLAPKVRYAIGLIYADSLKNETAAREQFQLLLDQHPNTPYAVEARTRLNQKHADDALAETRFLETENLIAEGTLARDILPIYQQIADEYPNSLFAPKALFALAWTYENDLDQREQAKTIYEQVQERYPLTQYGKIATDKLKGKFLDPPPEPADTTQTQPSDTQPDTTQSNPADAPPDTTATPPDISELRTQKTPLPKPAFKPDVVIGGGIMEAVDADEEPQVIEEVEPEYPEEARAEGKPVTVFLRLLILKNGSVGEVHVTSGPELFHSAAVEAAKQYTFEPGIHEDAPRDMWIDITIYFEPPE comes from the coding sequence ATGTCTCGTCTCATCTACATCACATCTCTCTGCATCCTCTGTCTGGCTTGCAAAAGCGTGTATTACAACACCTTTTACAACGCCAAACAACAGTACAATATCGCCGAGCAAAAACGCGTCGAGTCCCAAACCCCCGGCAGCCGAATAACACCTGCGACCTATAACGCGCTCTACCAGCGGGCCATACTCAAAGCGTCCATAGTGCTCAAATACTTTCCCGACAGCAAATGGTTCGACGACAGCTTGCTACTCATCGGCAAAGCGTCTTATTGGCGCGAAGATTACACCGAAGCACTCACCAAATTCCAGGAACTGCAAAAACTCTTCCCAGAAAGCGAACTCATCCCCGAAACGCGCTACTGGCAGGGCCTCGCGCTCTGGGCAATGGACCGCACCAATGAAGCGCGGACTACATTTTCTCTCTTCGACAAAAAAACCGATCCCGAGTTATACGGCCTATCAAATCTGGCACTCGCGGAAATGGAAGCCGCACAGGGCAACAGAGAAGACGCGATCATCTCCTATAAAGCACTGCTCGAAACACTCGACAAAAAGCACAAATTGCGCGCACGCGCCTGGCAAGGCGTGGGCAACAACCTCCTCGAACTGAACCGATACGACGAAGCACTTGAAGCCTACGAAAACGTGCTAAAATCAAAACCCGATACCAGGACAAATTTTGAAACCCGCGTCAAAATTGGCGAAACCCTCGAGCGCCAGCAAAAATACGACGGGGCGCTGGACACATACCAAAAAATATTAAAAATCAAACGGCTTCGCATATACGAAGCCGAAATCCGTCTCAAACAGGCACTTATATACCAGTTGAAAGATCAGATTGAAACCGCAGAAGAAATCTACAGCGACATCGGAAAAAAATACCCCCGTAGCGAATACAGCGCAGCAGCTTTTTATCGCCTGGGCCTCATCGAACAAAAATCGCGTAGAAATCTGGAAAAATCCAAAGAACTATTCGAAAAAGCCGTTCGCGAAGATCGAAGCTCGGACGAGGGAAAACTGGCTTTACAACGGCAAAAAGATCTCGTAGCACTCGAACGCTATACCAAACAAGCCGAAAAAGTCGAAGACCCGCAAAAAGCACTGGGACCGCTCTTTGACCTCGCCGAACTATACCTCTTTAATCTCGGCGAACCCGACTCGGCCCTGAGCATTTACCAGCGCGTACTGAGCCTGACCGACACAACTGACCTCGCACCCAAAGTGCGTTATGCCATCGGACTCATTTATGCCGACAGCTTGAAAAACGAAACTGCAGCGCGCGAACAATTCCAACTGCTCCTCGACCAACATCCCAACACGCCTTATGCCGTTGAAGCCCGGACGCGCCTCAATCAAAAACACGCCGACGATGCCCTGGCAGAAACGCGATTTTTAGAAACTGAAAACCTCATCGCAGAAGGCACACTCGCACGGGATATCTTACCCATCTACCAACAAATAGCCGACGAATATCCCAACAGCCTCTTTGCTCCAAAAGCACTTTTTGCCCTCGCCTGGACCTACGAAAATGACCTGGACCAGCGCGAACAGGCAAAAACCATTTACGAACAAGTACAGGAGCGATACCCCCTCACACAATACGGCAAAATTGCAACCGACAAACTCAAGGGCAAATTCCTCGACCCTCCGCCCGAGCCAGCAGACACCACCCAAACACAACCATCTGATACGCAACCCGATACAACGCAATCTAATCCAGCGGATGCACCACCGGATACAACGGCTACTCCGCCTGATATCTCAGAGCTTCGAACGCAAAAAACACCCCTCCCAAAACCCGCCTTCAAACCCGACGTCGTCATCGGAGGCGGCATCATGGAAGCCGTAGATGCCGATGAAGAACCTCAGGTCATAGAAGAAGTTGAACCCGAATACCCCGAAGAAGCCAGAGCCGAAGGCAAACCCGTCACGGTCTTCTTGCGCTTGCTCATCTTAAAAAACGGCAGCGTAGGCGAAGTCCACGTAACCTCGGGACCCGAACTATTTCACAGTGCCGCAGTGGAGGCCGCAAAACAATACACCTTTGAACCCGGCATACACGAAGACGCACCGCGCGACATGTGGATAGACATAACCATCTACTTTGAACCGCCAGAGTAA
- a CDS encoding NAD(P)H-hydrate dehydratase, with the protein MTQKNSHRAHDLAPSPMTELITGSQMASIDRRAIDSGVPSIELMEAAGQGVTRVVENLLGERQNRHIVILCGKGNNGGDGFVIARQAAQSGAKVQVFTATSTREITGDAKTNLDRLPPNIVQPVDRIATVQNALVNADIAVDALLGTGIQGPPRGIYAELINALTRAKCPIVAVDIPSGLNADTGQIEGPCATATCTVTFALPRIGHFFYPGRAQCGKLHLIDIGIPPSAIERERISTYLIDNRRCARLLPQREPDAHKGDCGRVYILAGSVGLTGAAALAANAALKGGAGLVTLGVPKSLNDILETKVTEAMTQPLPEIKKVRCLSLRARGEIQRACRTADSIAIGPGIGTHRETVELVRRLVRDLNCPAVIDADALNALAGDLDAIRTCETPLVLTPHIGEFARLTGCSIAEIQRDPIAQALKFATDVGATTVLKGAPTIVATPEGETHINPTGNPGMATGGTGDVLTGLLAALIGQGLNPSDAACTAVYLHGLAADIAIKKMGQISLIASDIIENFATAIHQIRSSTECFDLNLTT; encoded by the coding sequence ATGACCCAGAAAAACTCACACCGCGCGCACGACCTCGCACCCTCCCCTATGACTGAGCTTATCACCGGCTCCCAGATGGCATCCATTGACCGTCGGGCAATCGACAGTGGTGTGCCGAGCATAGAACTCATGGAAGCCGCCGGACAAGGCGTAACCCGGGTAGTAGAAAACCTGTTGGGCGAACGCCAAAACCGGCACATCGTCATCCTCTGTGGCAAAGGCAACAACGGAGGCGACGGCTTTGTCATCGCCAGGCAAGCTGCCCAAAGCGGTGCAAAAGTCCAGGTATTCACAGCCACATCCACCCGGGAAATAACAGGCGATGCAAAAACCAACCTCGACCGACTGCCCCCGAACATCGTGCAACCGGTTGACCGCATCGCAACAGTACAAAACGCACTCGTCAACGCCGACATCGCCGTTGACGCGCTATTGGGCACGGGCATCCAGGGACCTCCCCGCGGCATATACGCCGAACTCATAAACGCACTCACCCGCGCCAAATGCCCCATCGTCGCCGTAGATATACCCTCTGGCCTCAACGCCGACACGGGCCAAATCGAAGGACCCTGTGCAACCGCAACATGCACAGTCACATTTGCACTGCCCCGCATCGGACACTTCTTTTACCCCGGACGCGCCCAATGCGGCAAACTGCACCTCATCGACATCGGGATCCCCCCCTCGGCAATTGAACGCGAACGCATCAGCACCTACTTGATAGACAACCGCCGCTGTGCTCGCCTGCTCCCCCAACGGGAACCCGACGCCCACAAAGGAGACTGCGGCAGAGTATATATCCTCGCCGGATCCGTGGGACTCACAGGTGCGGCGGCACTCGCTGCAAACGCGGCACTCAAAGGAGGCGCGGGCCTCGTCACACTCGGTGTACCCAAAAGCCTCAACGACATACTCGAAACCAAAGTCACCGAAGCCATGACCCAACCGCTACCCGAAATAAAAAAAGTCAGATGCCTATCCCTGCGCGCCCGGGGCGAAATACAACGCGCGTGTCGCACCGCTGACAGCATCGCCATCGGACCTGGTATAGGAACCCATCGAGAAACCGTCGAACTCGTCCGCCGCCTCGTGCGCGACCTGAACTGCCCCGCAGTCATCGACGCCGACGCACTCAACGCCCTCGCCGGAGACCTCGATGCAATCCGCACCTGCGAAACACCCCTGGTACTCACCCCGCACATCGGGGAATTTGCGCGCCTGACCGGGTGCAGCATCGCCGAAATACAGCGCGACCCCATAGCACAGGCTCTGAAATTCGCCACCGATGTCGGAGCCACCACAGTCCTGAAAGGCGCGCCAACCATCGTCGCAACGCCAGAAGGCGAAACACACATCAACCCGACCGGCAACCCGGGAATGGCCACCGGCGGCACGGGAGACGTACTAACGGGCCTATTAGCCGCGCTCATCGGTCAGGGCCTCAACCCCTCAGACGCGGCATGCACAGCCGTCTATCTCCACGGCCTCGCCGCTGACATCGCAATTAAAAAAATGGGACAAATAAGCCTCATCGCCAGTGACATCATCGAAAACTTTGCCACTGCCATACACCAGATACGCAGCAGCACCGAGTGTTTCGATCTAAACCTCACCACCTGA
- the gltX gene encoding glutamate--tRNA ligase: MSDTVLRFAPSPTGGFHVGNARTAIFNHLYAKHYQAKLLLRVEDTDRERFTESSLQTILDGLNWLGVDFDAEPVFQSDNVEAHKQAAARLLETGHAYYGYETAEELDAMRRQAQVEKRRVRYNRDLTPEQQAAFEAEGRPKVVRFKVPAGETVWHDRIRGVQRWDNAEVEDFVLLRPDGSPVYNLAVVVDDHNMGVNLVLRSADHLSNTPKQIMLFEALSWMVPEYGHSTLILGPDGSKLSKRHGATTISEYQERGFLSDAMFNYLALLGWAPGDEREVFARDELTGVFSVAGLLKRDAIFDEKKLVWLNGEHMRLRPVDAVLDDAIPVWVAEGWLSEAEASERRDELMRIAALLQPRLHTLEDLQHTGYFFVDPEVYDAKTAKKNWKTDTPERVALMIERLEGLDSFGEGDIEGVTRTLSGELGISASRLIHPTRLALCGVGFGPGLFELMAVLGRETCIRRLKKALEVLGS; the protein is encoded by the coding sequence ATGTCGGATACGGTTTTGCGTTTCGCGCCGTCTCCCACTGGTGGGTTTCACGTGGGGAATGCGCGAACGGCGATTTTTAATCATCTTTACGCGAAGCACTACCAGGCAAAGTTGTTGTTGCGCGTGGAAGATACAGATCGAGAGCGTTTTACAGAGTCGTCTCTTCAGACGATTCTGGACGGTTTGAACTGGCTCGGTGTTGATTTTGACGCCGAGCCAGTGTTTCAGTCGGATAATGTCGAGGCGCATAAGCAAGCAGCCGCGCGTCTGTTGGAGACGGGGCATGCGTATTATGGCTATGAGACTGCGGAAGAACTCGATGCGATGCGCCGGCAGGCGCAGGTCGAGAAGCGGCGCGTGCGCTACAATCGGGATTTGACGCCGGAACAGCAGGCGGCTTTTGAGGCAGAGGGGCGGCCAAAGGTTGTGCGGTTTAAGGTGCCTGCGGGTGAGACGGTCTGGCACGATCGCATTCGGGGTGTGCAGCGTTGGGATAATGCCGAGGTTGAGGATTTTGTTTTGTTGCGGCCCGATGGTTCGCCTGTATATAATCTCGCGGTGGTGGTGGATGATCACAATATGGGTGTGAATCTGGTGTTGCGGTCTGCGGATCATTTGTCGAATACGCCGAAGCAGATTATGCTGTTTGAGGCGCTGTCGTGGATGGTGCCGGAGTATGGGCATTCAACGCTGATTTTGGGTCCCGATGGCAGTAAGTTGTCCAAGCGTCACGGGGCGACTACGATTTCGGAGTATCAGGAGCGGGGTTTTTTGTCGGATGCGATGTTCAATTATCTCGCGCTGTTGGGATGGGCGCCCGGAGATGAGCGCGAGGTGTTTGCGCGTGATGAGTTGACCGGGGTGTTTTCTGTTGCGGGGTTGCTCAAGCGAGACGCGATTTTTGATGAGAAGAAGTTGGTGTGGCTCAATGGCGAGCATATGCGTCTTCGTCCGGTGGATGCGGTTCTGGATGATGCGATACCGGTTTGGGTTGCGGAGGGGTGGCTTTCTGAGGCAGAGGCTTCTGAGCGGCGGGATGAGTTGATGAGGATTGCGGCGTTGTTGCAGCCGCGGTTGCATACGCTTGAGGATTTGCAGCATACGGGTTATTTTTTTGTGGATCCAGAGGTGTATGATGCAAAGACGGCTAAGAAGAACTGGAAGACGGATACGCCCGAGCGCGTTGCGTTGATGATTGAGCGTTTGGAGGGTTTGGATTCGTTCGGTGAGGGCGATATTGAGGGTGTGACGCGCACACTATCTGGTGAACTGGGGATTTCGGCTTCGAGGCTGATTCATCCGACACGACTCGCGCTTTGCGGCGTTGGGTTTGGGCCGGGGTTGTTTGAATTGATGGCTGTGCTCGGGCGGGAGACGTGTATTCGCAGGCTGAAAAAGGCGCTGGAGGTTTTGGGTTCATAA